From the genome of Streptacidiphilus rugosus AM-16, one region includes:
- a CDS encoding DUF5691 domain-containing protein has protein sequence MDRPRRGRAARHQPARQPRPPRPRRRADPRPARGAAARPGPARARPAPLDERPALPGPAARRLASLLAESGSELLPQWLGRARDRGFALPPALVPSLLDAARQRSDLRGDAVALAGPLGRWLAGMNPDWRYVLRLPSADEDAHPEARAGADAVWQEGLFAERVTHLTRLRRRDPAAGLALLRSTWRTERAEDRLLFLDALQEGLGAGDEEFLEEALADRAKNVRATAAELLSTLPGSALSERMAARARLAVAVGPEGGLVVEPPAACDTGMQRDGIAPVSPTGRGDRAFWLGEVVAATPLSCWTELLGAPERALALPTAPEWADELHEAWARAAVRQHAADWARALLALHQGRGTSGTQSRLLSVLPSAERAAWTARFVLEQGLAEAFQLLVTCPPPWSEELAEAVLDALARAAAAGAYPWSHSGVLGVAERSLPFAAAARADALAEASSSAWAEVFTRLATTLRTRSAMLAELA, from the coding sequence CTGGACCGACCTCGTCGAGGACGCGCTGCTCGGCACCAACCGGCGCGACAGCCCCGACCTCCTCGACCGCGCCGCCGTGCAGACCCTCGTCCGGCGCGCGGGGCTGCGGCCCGCCCCGGCCCCGCGCGTGCCCGCCCCGCTCCGCTCGACGAGCGGCCCGCCCTGCCCGGCCCGGCCGCCCGGCGGCTGGCCTCGCTGCTCGCCGAGAGCGGCAGCGAACTGCTGCCGCAGTGGCTCGGCCGAGCGCGGGACCGCGGCTTCGCCCTCCCGCCGGCCCTGGTGCCGTCCCTGCTCGACGCCGCGCGTCAGCGCAGCGACCTGCGCGGGGACGCCGTCGCGCTCGCCGGACCGCTGGGCCGCTGGCTCGCCGGAATGAACCCCGACTGGCGCTACGTGCTGCGACTGCCCTCCGCCGACGAGGACGCGCACCCGGAGGCGCGGGCGGGCGCGGACGCCGTGTGGCAGGAGGGGCTGTTCGCGGAGCGGGTCACCCACCTGACCCGGCTGCGCCGTCGCGATCCCGCCGCCGGGCTCGCCCTGCTCCGCTCGACCTGGCGCACCGAACGCGCGGAGGACCGGCTGCTCTTCCTCGACGCCCTCCAGGAAGGTCTCGGCGCCGGCGACGAGGAGTTCCTCGAGGAGGCCCTGGCCGACCGCGCGAAGAACGTCCGTGCCACGGCCGCCGAACTGCTCTCCACGCTGCCGGGTTCGGCGCTCTCCGAGCGGATGGCGGCGCGGGCCCGCCTGGCGGTCGCCGTCGGCCCCGAGGGCGGTCTGGTCGTCGAGCCTCCGGCCGCGTGCGACACGGGGATGCAGCGTGACGGGATCGCGCCCGTCTCACCGACCGGCCGGGGCGACCGGGCCTTCTGGCTGGGCGAGGTGGTCGCGGCGACGCCGCTCTCCTGCTGGACGGAGCTGCTCGGGGCGCCCGAGCGGGCCCTGGCCCTGCCGACGGCTCCCGAGTGGGCCGACGAGCTCCATGAGGCCTGGGCGCGCGCCGCGGTGCGGCAGCATGCCGCCGACTGGGCGCGGGCCCTGCTCGCCCTGCACCAGGGCCGCGGCACCAGCGGGACGCAGTCCCGGCTGCTCTCCGTCCTGCCGTCGGCGGAGCGGGCGGCGTGGACGGCGCGCTTCGTGCTGGAGCAGGGGCTGGCGGAGGCTTTCCAACTCCTGGTCACCTGCCCGCCGCCCTGGTCCGAGGAGCTCGCCGAGGCCGTCCTGGACGCGCTCGCGAGGGCGGCGGCCGCCGGGGCCTACCCGTGGAGCCACAGCGGCGTGCTGGGCGTGGCCGAGCGCTCCCTGCCGTTCGCGGCAGCCGCACGCGCGGACGCGTTGGCCGAGGCGTCCTCCTCGGCCTGGGCGGAGGTGTTCACCCGGCTCGCGACGACGCTGCGCACCCGCTCCGCGATGCTGGCGGAACTCGCCTGA
- a CDS encoding SWIM zinc finger family protein, whose amino-acid sequence MDDRWTAEHVLSLSPDAASRKAAAELGTADPWSGTGANETAVWGACRGSGSRPYRTVVALDGPAYHCSCPSRKFPCKHALALLLLRSAGELTGAAAPDWADAWLTARRQHADGAASPTASATGPADSPTPAPARDDAAAAARRRRREARVAAGAAELQARLEDQLRGGLADAPTRGQAFWEGVAARMVDAQAPGLAARARELGALPASGGSWPSRLVEEYGLLHLLAAGYQRVDALPAPLAATVRARVGFTVDNAEVLGGGPLIRDRWLVLGSRDSADDRLTTRRLWLHGARSGRLALLLSFGRPGVAPELALPTGLEVDADLAFHPAARPLRAALGSRYAAPVAPTAPGPVGVTLDAALTEYARALGEDPWLESWPTVLTGVTPVPTESGWQLVDATGAVPLRTASLWRLVAASGGRPVTLFGECGHRGFSAVTCWTEAGSLPL is encoded by the coding sequence ATGGACGATCGCTGGACCGCCGAGCACGTTCTCTCGCTCTCCCCCGACGCCGCGTCACGGAAGGCCGCCGCCGAGCTCGGCACGGCGGATCCTTGGTCCGGCACGGGGGCGAACGAGACGGCCGTGTGGGGTGCGTGCAGGGGCAGCGGGTCCCGTCCGTACCGGACGGTGGTCGCGCTGGACGGCCCCGCCTACCACTGCTCCTGCCCCAGCCGTAAGTTCCCGTGCAAGCACGCGCTCGCGCTGCTGCTCCTCCGGTCCGCCGGCGAACTCACCGGAGCGGCCGCGCCCGACTGGGCGGATGCCTGGCTGACGGCCCGTCGGCAGCACGCCGACGGCGCGGCCTCGCCGACCGCCTCCGCGACCGGTCCGGCCGACTCCCCGACGCCCGCCCCGGCGCGGGACGACGCAGCGGCGGCCGCCCGGCGACGACGACGCGAGGCGCGCGTCGCGGCCGGCGCGGCGGAGCTCCAGGCGCGCCTGGAGGACCAGCTGCGCGGTGGTCTCGCCGACGCCCCGACCCGCGGCCAGGCGTTCTGGGAGGGCGTGGCCGCCCGTATGGTCGACGCCCAAGCTCCCGGTCTCGCGGCGCGGGCAAGGGAGTTGGGCGCGCTTCCCGCGTCCGGCGGTTCCTGGCCTTCCCGCCTGGTGGAGGAGTACGGCCTGCTGCACCTGCTGGCGGCGGGCTACCAGCGCGTCGACGCACTGCCCGCGCCGCTGGCGGCGACGGTGAGGGCCCGCGTCGGCTTCACGGTCGACAACGCCGAGGTGCTCGGCGGCGGTCCGCTGATACGCGACCGCTGGCTGGTGCTGGGCTCCCGCGACAGCGCCGACGACCGCCTGACGACCCGCCGGCTCTGGCTCCACGGCGCCAGGTCGGGGCGGCTCGCGTTGCTGCTGTCCTTCGGACGCCCCGGCGTCGCACCGGAGTTGGCGCTCCCCACCGGGCTGGAAGTGGACGCCGATCTCGCCTTCCACCCGGCGGCGCGGCCACTGCGCGCGGCACTCGGCTCGCGCTACGCCGCGCCCGTGGCGCCGACCGCGCCCGGCCCCGTGGGCGTCACCCTGGACGCCGCGCTGACGGAGTACGCCCGCGCGCTGGGCGAGGATCCGTGGCTGGAGTCCTGGCCCACGGTGCTCACCGGCGTGACGCCGGTCCCCACGGAGTCCGGCTGGCAGCTCGTGGACGCCACCGGCGCGGTTCCACTGCGGACCGCCTCGCTCTGGCGTCTGGTCGCAGCCTCGGGCGGCCGCCCGGTGACGCTGTTCGGCGAGTGCGGCCACCGCGGCTTCTCCGCGGTCACCTGCTGGACCGAGGCGGGCTCGCTCCCGCTCTGA